Part of the Anaerobacillus alkaliphilus genome, TTCACGCTCATATTTAGAAATGGTACAAAATTTATCATTCACATAAATAATTTTGCCATGTTGGTCTGTAATCCCAATAATCGTCGTTGCATCTAAAGCATACTTAATATCCGTGGCAAAACTATTAAGAGAATTTCTCGTTTCCATTTAGTTACCTCACTTCCTATATACTACGCTACTTCTATTATGCAATTCAAAAAACCATATGTCCATAGGGTTTTCGAAACTTGTGGCAGATTTATGACATTTTTTCTATACCTTTACCATACGAAAAAATTCCTGTCTAATGCAACAGGAATTTTCTTCATCTTTCTAATTTGTTTCTTGTAAACTGCTTGTGTCCACGTTGGCTAAAATTTTCTCAATATCAATAATCGAAATAATTCGATCTTCAAGTAAGGCAACGCCTTCTAAATAATTTTGTGAACTGCTTGTCCCGTATAGATTAACAGGTTTAATTAACTCCGAGTCAAATGTAATAATCTCATTTGTGCTTTCTACTAACAAAGCCAATGTTGCCTGTTCTGTTTCTAACAAAATATATCTAGAATTCTGATCTACTTTACTACCCTCATTATAGAGAAGTCTTGTACAATCAATGATTGGCACGATTTGACCACGGACATTCACAAGACCTACCATATAATCAGGCATTTGTGGAGTTGGGGTCGTTTCTGAAACCTTCTCAATAGAAACAATATTTTTAATATCTATCCCATAAGTGCTACTACCGATCGTAAATAAAACATAGTTGGTATTCATTAACAATCATCCTTTCGCTAGACGGTACCTTAGTGGTTCTTCATAATTGGAGACGAACTACATCTTCTAATAATAAGATCTACTTACTAGTCTAATAGTAATAGTATACCAGATTATTATTATTAAAAGAAAACTGGTTTTAAACACATAAGGACGTAACGAAATTGTCACGTCCAAAGAGTTTTTCGTCTGAGAATTATTTCTTACAATTTAAATTTCCCAATAATTGCTTGTAATTCATGTGCCATTTTTGAAAGGGCTTGAGCTGAAGCAGTTACTTCCTGCATAGATGCCAACTGTTCCTCGGCACTAGCTGCAACGATTTGAGTGTGAGCAGCAGTACCTCTAGTTACTGATGTGATGGTAGAAACCCTCGAAGAAACTTCCTCGGCACTAGCAGAAATTTGTTCTGCCGTAGCTGCCATGCTATATACCCGTTCTCCCATTTCTTCCATCGATTGTAAAATTAATTTAAAGCTACCTTCTGTTTTTCCAACGATATCTAAACCATCTTTTACTTCGCGCTTCACTTGTTCCATTGATGCATTTGAGTGAACCATATCTTTTTGAATTTCATTAATTAACTCTGAAATTTGTGTAGAAGAAGTTTGGGATTGCTCTGCTAATTTTCGAACTTCATCAGCTACAACCGCAAAACCTTTTCCATGCTCCCCAGCTCTAGCAGCTTCAATTGCCGCATTAAGGGCAAGAAGATTTGTTTGATTAGCGATATCTGTAATCACTTTCGAAATGTCACCAATCTGCTGAGAACGTTTTTCTAAAAGTTTGATAACTTCACTACTTTCAGTTACTGAAACGTTTATATCATTAATTTGTTGCACAGTTTGCTTGACGTAAACATCACCTTGTTTCGCTCGTTCACTTGTTTTTGTACTATTCTCAGCGATTTCTGAAGAATTTTCAGCTATATTATTAATACCTTGTGAGACTTCTTCTAATGCTCTACCACTTTCTTCAACATTAGCTGATTGTTGATCTGTCCCATCTGCCACTTGTTGCATAGCTTCAGTAATCTGTTCAGTAGCTCTACTTGTTTGCTCTGCTCCTGAATTTAACTGCTCTGCAGAAACGGCTACAAGCACAGAAGTTTCTTTAACCTTCTGGATCATTGCTCCAAGATTTTCTCTCATACGGTTATAACTCGCTGATAAGTAACTTAACTCATCACCTGCTGTATCTACAACTTCAGTTGTGAAATCCCCGTCACCGGCTTTCTCTAATGCTTCTGAAAGTTTTCGTAAACGTTTCTTTAAGCGGTTGGTAAACCAAACGACAATTAAAACACCTATAATAGTGATGATGATGATTGTTATAGAAAAAGTTACGGTAATTGAAGACATAATTTTCGAGATCACTTCTTCAGAAGCACCTACATAGAATATCCCAACAGTTTCGCCATTTACATTTAACAATGGCATGTAAGCAGTCTGATAACGATGTCCAGCTACTTCCGCTTCACCGTAGTAGTTTCTACCCTCGTTTAAGACGACATTTGCAACCTGAGCTGATAGTTGTGTACCTATGGCTCGCTCGCCGTTTAGAATAACGTTCGTAGCTATACGTGTATCACCCAGGAAAATGGTTACCGTGTCTCCCGTGTCCGCAGCGATCGCATCAACAATTTCAAAGTTTTCATTCATAAGAGTTTGACCCTTATATAACTTGTCATCTACTACGTTCCAATCACCAGGGTATTTATAATCAATATATCGATAGGCTAAATTTAGATCTCCCTTTGCTTTTTCAGTGGCCAAGTCTTTAATTCCCTTTGGTACCTCTGTTACAGTCACAAAAGCAATACTAACTGACATAAAAAGTATAATTGCTAATACAATTAGATTTATTTTCGTCCCTAGCTTTAGTTTCATAGTTTTACCCCTCTCGTTGCTCACGCTACTTTTTACTAGTCAACAATTGACTCATCAACCTCACATTTTAATAGAGAGATAAGTTGTACAATCTTATATTGATATTGACATGCTTGTCTAGTTTTTTAGACAAAAAAATCAAATTTTCAACAAAAAACACCACGTGATTTTTTGTTCAATGATACAAATAATACCATCTCAGAAAATCCCGCAACTTGTTGTGTTGTTTTGAGAATTTATTTAAGTTTAAACTTTGAAACAACAGTTTGTAAGTCTTCAGCTAATTTCGAAAGCGTTGATGCAGAAGCAGCAACTTCTTCCATAGTAGCTAGTTGTTCTTCTGTCGCTGCGGAGCTTTCTTGGCTGGCTACAACACTCTTTTCAGAAATATCTTGAACAAGTTCAATTGAACTAGAGATTTGTTCACTTAGGGCAGCCATTTCCTGAACAGATGCAGAGACTTCCTTGACCATATCGTTTACAGTAATAATAGAAGTAGAAATTTCTGCAAAAGCTTCATTTGCTTCTCTTGTATCCTCTAGGCCTTCTGTTACTTGAATGCTACCGGTTTTCATTGCTTCTACCGCTTGTTTCGTTTCTACTTGAATCGTTCCTATCATTTCTGTAATCTGATCTGCTGACCGTTTCGACTGTTCCGCTAACTTTCGCACTTCATCTGCAACGACGGCAAATCCTTTTCCCTGATCACCAGCTCGAGCCGCCTCAATCGCTGCATTTAAAGCCAATAAATTAGTTTGGTCAGCAATACTCGTGATTATTTCTACGATACTTGTAATCTCGCTCGAACGTTTTTCTAGTGAGTCTATATGCGTTGCGGCATTCTCTACCGAACGATGAATTTCGTTCATCTGCCCTACAACATTTTGAATAGATGCACTTCCTTTTTGGGTTAACGTTGTCGTTTTGTCCGTTTCTTGAAGCATTTCTTCACTACTACCAGCTATTTGATGAATACCCGTTGTCATTTCACCAATTGATGTCGTTACTTGTGTAAATTGTTGTAACTGTTGTTCAGTTCCTTCAGTTCCTTTTTGAGTAACGCTAGCAACCTGTTCTGCTGCTAATGTACTCTGTTCAGCACTAGCTGCTAGTTGTTCACTACTACTTGAAACTTGATGTGAGGAGTCATGAACTTGTCCAATTAAACTTTTAAGCTCAATCGCCATTTGATTAATTGAACCAATAAGAGAACCAATTTCATCTTTATTCTTAACTTTTATTTCATCAATTGTTAAATCTCCACTAGCTATTCGTTCTACAGCAGTAGCTGCTAAACTTACAGGTTTTGAAATCATCCGGCTAATGACAATCGTTACTATAATTGATAAAATAATCGCTAAAACGCTAAAGAGTAATATATTCATTTGAGTTTGCTGTGAGCTTTTCGTTGTTGCTTCTCTCTGATTAGCTAACTCTGCTTCTAATAAATTTATGACCTGCGCTGTACTTATTGTCAACTGCTCAGTAATCGGACCTACTACGGATGTCATCATATTAATCGCTGCTACTTCATTATTACTTTTCTTATACTGAATTTGTTGCCTTGCTACGACATGATAATCAGAAGCAATTCTTTCAAACTCTTTAAATTTCTCAATCACCTCAGGACGAATTAATAGTTCATCAAGTTGTTCTACATAGTTTCCAAATAGATTTAATGAACTTTCGAAATTTTCAACGTTTGTATTATCTCCAGACAGCATGTAGGCACGAATTGAAGAAATTTGTTTCCAAAGTTCAGTTTCCGCCTCTCTAATCAATTCTACCTTTCTTATTTCGTTGTCAATTAAGTAAGAATATGTATCGTTGACATTATCAATCTGATAAAATGCAATGCCTGACACTATACATAAAAATATAATGACACTAAAAAATCCAGCAAACAATTTTCTCGAAACTGTGAATTTCATTCCGTTTCCTCTTTCTTTTTAGCATTTTTTCTAATTTTAAAAATCTCCCTGTTACTTCGGTTTCTTATGTTCCTAAAACAACATTGTATTTCCTAAAAACATTTATAGATAATTATTGTAACGTACTACTTCCTTCAAAAATATAGCCCTGTATTCCTATTTGTTTTCTATAAAGGTTTACACTAGTTCTATCTCCTATCATTTTTTTAACCCTATTTCTATGCAGATAGAATAATAATGATATTCAAAGTGGGAAAACAGAAGAAAAGACGTAACCTCATGGGTCACGTCTTTATGTTTACTGATTATAGCTTGGAAAATCTACTTCATGAATGTGGCCCGGCTCTTGCCGCTTCGTTATTTCTTCTAATGCAGCCAGTAAGACCTTCATTTGTGTATTTTTATCATGAGGTTTCCCTAGCGAATGTCCAAATTTAAAGCCAATTGGATGAATCGCTCTTGGTGGTCTCATTAAACTAGATTGCTCCACATCAAGTGTAATTAATGAAGTTGGAATTCCTTGTGCTTCAATTCCACGTTGCACTGTAACTACAGTGCGGTGACAAAGTGGTCAGCCAGCTGTAAGCAAGACAGCATCGGCTTTGGAACGTACCACTTCTTTTACAAGAGCTGGAATCGTTTCTTTATTAATCTTATTTAGTCGCATCGAGTAACCCATCATAGTTAAATGCTTCTCTGCTACTCCACCAAGATCACCATCGTCTACTAGTTCTCTAAGGCGATCAATCGGAAAGACACAATTAATGTCCTCCTTAGGAAAGTCCGTATTGTAATGATCTTTCGGCGCAGAGTGAGTTACCGTTAACTCCTTTGGGTCAACGTCTCCAGGAATAATCCGAAATGTTGCATCGCCCTCGGCCGGATCTGTATTATAAGGTTCTTGATCCTTTAAGTGAACACCAGAGGTCGAAACGATCATGATCGTCATTTCATGAAGTGGTTTGTCATTAGGTGTATATGGTATCGCTTTTCTTGAGAGTTCCATACAAGCCTCCTTACTTCTGTATTACAGCTTGCGTAATATATCAAACAATTCTTCATTGTCTGGTTGTTCTCCAATTGGATGAACATCAATAAATTGAATAATTCCTTCTTTATCAATGATCATTAACGCACGTTCAGATGCACCATAAGCTGGTTCCTCTGGATTGGTACGAAGTACACCATATGTTTCAGATACTTCACCATGTGGATAAAAATCGGCACATAATGGATATGATAATCCACCAATCGATTTTGCCCACGCATTGTGACTATGGACACTATCTACGCTAATACCCAAGACCTGGGTATCAAAGTCTTCAAAGCGAGGAAGATCATCCTCGTATGAAGGCATTTGAGCGCCTCAAACTGGAGTCCAATCTAGGGGGTAAAAGCATATAAATACATTTTTGTCACCGCGGTAATCACTTAATGAAACTTTACGATCACCGTGAGCTAGTAATGTGAAGTCTGGCGCTTGATCGCCAACTTTCAACGTTTTCGTTTCAGTAGCTCCTTTAGGCATAGCAATTTCTCCCTTCAAAGTTTATTGAATAACACTTCTATTATCGCCATTATTACTAGGAATAATCTTATAAATAGAAAAAAGCATGGAAACTTTCCATGCTACTTTTGCCGCTATTT contains:
- a CDS encoding glycine/sarcosine/betaine reductase selenoprotein B family protein, encoding MELSRKAIPYTPNDKPLHEMTIMIVSTSGVHLKDQEPYNTDPAEGDATFRIIPGDVDPKELTVTHSAPKDHYNTDFPKEDINCVFPIDRLRELVDDGDLGGVAEKHLTMMGYSMRLNKINKETIPALVKEVVRSKADAVLLTAG
- a CDS encoding redoxin domain-containing protein, which encodes MPKGATETKTLKVGDQAPDFTLLAHGDRKVSLSDYRGDKNVFICFYPLDWTPVUGAQMPSYEDDLPRFEDFDTQVLGISVDSVHSHNAWAKSIGGLSYPLCADFYPHGEVSETYGVLRTNPEEPAYGASERALMIIDKEGIIQFIDVHPIGEQPDNEELFDILRKL
- a CDS encoding methyl-accepting chemotaxis protein; protein product: MKLKLGTKINLIVLAIILFMSVSIAFVTVTEVPKGIKDLATEKAKGDLNLAYRYIDYKYPGDWNVVDDKLYKGQTLMNENFEIVDAIAADTGDTVTIFLGDTRIATNVILNGERAIGTQLSAQVANVVLNEGRNYYGEAEVAGHRYQTAYMPLLNVNGETVGIFYVGASEEVISKIMSSITVTFSITIIIITIIGVLIVVWFTNRLKKRLRKLSEALEKAGDGDFTTEVVDTAGDELSYLSASYNRMRENLGAMIQKVKETSVLVAVSAEQLNSGAEQTSRATEQITEAMQQVADGTDQQSANVEESGRALEEVSQGINNIAENSSEIAENSTKTSERAKQGDVYVKQTVQQINDINVSVTESSEVIKLLEKRSQQIGDISKVITDIANQTNLLALNAAIEAARAGEHGKGFAVVADEVRKLAEQSQTSSTQISELINEIQKDMVHSNASMEQVKREVKDGLDIVGKTEGSFKLILQSMEEMGERVYSMAATAEQISASAEEVSSRVSTITSVTRGTAAHTQIVAASAEEQLASMQEVTASAQALSKMAHELQAIIGKFKL
- a CDS encoding methyl-accepting chemotaxis protein, with the protein product MKFTVSRKLFAGFFSVIIFLCIVSGIAFYQIDNVNDTYSYLIDNEIRKVELIREAETELWKQISSIRAYMLSGDNTNVENFESSLNLFGNYVEQLDELLIRPEVIEKFKEFERIASDYHVVARQQIQYKKSNNEVAAINMMTSVVGPITEQLTISTAQVINLLEAELANQREATTKSSQQTQMNILLFSVLAIILSIIVTIVISRMISKPVSLAATAVERIASGDLTIDEIKVKNKDEIGSLIGSINQMAIELKSLIGQVHDSSHQVSSSSEQLAASAEQSTLAAEQVASVTQKGTEGTEQQLQQFTQVTTSIGEMTTGIHQIAGSSEEMLQETDKTTTLTQKGSASIQNVVGQMNEIHRSVENAATHIDSLEKRSSEITSIVEIITSIADQTNLLALNAAIEAARAGDQGKGFAVVADEVRKLAEQSKRSADQITEMIGTIQVETKQAVEAMKTGSIQVTEGLEDTREANEAFAEISTSIITVNDMVKEVSASVQEMAALSEQISSSIELVQDISEKSVVASQESSAATEEQLATMEEVAASASTLSKLAEDLQTVVSKFKLK
- a CDS encoding chemotaxis protein CheW, with the protein product MNTNYVLFTIGSSTYGIDIKNIVSIEKVSETTPTPQMPDYMVGLVNVRGQIVPIIDCTRLLYNEGSKVDQNSRYILLETEQATLALLVESTNEIITFDSELIKPVNLYGTSSSQNYLEGVALLEDRIISIIDIEKILANVDTSSLQETN